The proteins below are encoded in one region of Ostrea edulis chromosome 3, xbOstEdul1.1, whole genome shotgun sequence:
- the LOC125674845 gene encoding calcyphosin-2-like: protein MDFMVHGSPTPRNHERGIPGNARNRPGSGRPQSAKPTVIRNPITGEEKPASRAEERPASRPQGVPALNLGVFQKDDHIISKPIELMDYPDTGRSGISTISWGTPCSSARGNMDRPSSRTASKSSKNVRPDSVPGLYFGYTDDNKQKVKVQKEKQPTAWDKDPCPEDLQPPSDRYKDMYQQYTDDMKQSYRTKNHPVTEADVHREMEAVKKSRQKTYGEIRDEVERESARYEEPEDILDKRWTQKKSYSTQQMMKIMDAEELMEFNKQQKLIETVMVDQLSRAVISDPEQNIRTPVTYDSRRARGSNRYLHDSRVRTSATATENLLSKRVRFGARILTRNGHDALRELTGFYFHIDNTLTIYEFRQFGKSAKASPFIKRGKYQVLTGSRRGEAYSLFDIYSGANLIISTENQHSLPDSMKKVDHVYFRITDVDQAAKQELVAHDMPTTYRQGLQKSSDTDLLKTVAMVQAEVQEKIKRRGIKTYTGLGRYYRERDERGDAVMYRFQLEKGLFTYHIDLDPELLDAIFEALDVDEKGELDYSLYMREVLGQMNEYRKSKVRKAFKKLDSSKSGRVTVTDIRKYFNRKFRPPPQAAGVTPDMNPVQAFLEAVTASSRQENVSFVEFEEYYEGLSLAIEADEDFINILHNTWNV from the exons ATGGATTTTATGGTGCATGGTTCGCCAACACCCAGAAATCATGAGAGAGGTATCCCAGGTAACGCCAGGAACCGCCCAGGCAGTGGACGACCACAGAGTGCGAAACCAACAGTAATCAGAAATCCAATAACA GGAGAAGAAAAACCAGCATCCAGGGCTGAGGAGAGGCCAGCTAGCAGACCACAGGG TGTTCCAGCACTAAACCTCGGAGTATTCCAGAAGGATGATCACATTATCTCCAAACCCATTGAATTGATGGATTATCCGGATACAGGACGGTCTGGCATTTCCACGATAAG TTGGGGGACACCTTGTTCATCAGCAAGGGGTAACATGGACAGACCCTCCAGCAGGACAGCCAGTAAG AGCAGCAAAAATGTCCGACCAGATAGCGTCCCAGGCCTTTACTTTGGATACACAGATGATAACAAACAGAAAGTGAAAGTACAGAAAGAGAAACAG cCTACTGCCTGGGACAAGGACCCATGTCCTGAAGATTTACAACCTCCATCCGATCGGTACAAAGACATGTACCAGCAGTATACTGATGACATGAAACAGTCCTACAGGACAAAAAACCATCCTGTCACTGAG GCAGATGTACATAGAGAGATGGAAGCTGTGAAGAAATCCCGGCAAAAAACTTACGGAGAAATTCGAGATGAAGTGGAAAGAGAGAGTGCGAGGTATGAAGAGCCCGAAGACATTCTGGACAAGAGGTGGACGCAGAAAAAATCATACTCCACACAACAAATGATGAAAATCATGGATGCT GAAGAATTAATGGAATTTAACAAGCAACAAAAACTGATAGAAACTGTGATGGTTGATCAGCTCTCAAG GGCTGTTATAAGTGATCCTGAACAGAATATACGAACACCTGTTACGTATGATTCAAGACGAGCAAGGGGAAGTAACCGATATCTACATGACTCCAG GGTTAGAACCAGTGCCACTGCCACAGAGAATTTATTGTCAAAACGAGTTCGATTTGGTGCTAGAATTCTTACAAG AAATGGACATGATGCACTGAGAGAATTGACTGGTTTTTATTTCCATATAGACAACACACTCACAATATATGAATTCAGACAGTTTGGTAAAAG TGCCAAGGCTTCACCATTTATAAAGAGGGGAAAATATCAGGTACTGACTGGCAGCCGGAGGGGCGAGGCATACTCACTGTTTGATATTTATTCT GGAGCAAACCTGATCATCTCCACAGAAAACCAGCACTCTCTACCGGACTCGATGAAGAAAGTGGACCATGTCTACTTCAGAATAACCGATGTAGATCAGGCAGCCAAACAAGAACTTGT TGCACATGACATGCCCACCACCTACAGGCAAGGCCTTCAGAAGTCCAGTGACACAGATTTACTGAAAACAGTGGCAATGGTACAAG cTGAGGTTCAGGAGAAAATCAAGAGGCGTGGTATAAAGACATACACGGGACTGGGTCGTTACTACAGAGAGAGGGACGAGCGGGGAGACGCTGTAATGTACAGATTCCAGCTGGAGAAAGGGCTGTTCACCTACCACATAGATCTGGACCCGGAG TTACTAGATGCCATATTTGAAGCATTAGATGTTGATGAAAAGGGAGAACTAGATTACAGTTTGTATATGAGGGAAGTCCTGGGTCAGATGAACGAGTACCGCAAGTCAAAGGTCAGAAAG GCCTTCAAAAAATTGGACTCCAGTAAAAGTGGTAGAGTGACTGTGACTGACATCAGGAAGTACTTCAACCGGAAATTCCGTCCACCCCCACAAGCAG CGGGAGTTACTCCAGATATGAATCCAGTCCAAGCCTTTCTAGAGGCCGTCACTGCATCATCCAGACAGGAGAATGTGTCATTCGTGGAGTTCGAGGAATATTATGAAGGACTAAGCCTCGCTATTGAGGCAGATGAAGATTTTATCAACATTCTTCACAATACATGGAATGTATGA
- the LOC125674846 gene encoding kelch-like ECH-associated protein 1B: MMNTAVMECSVTALKGGAQLTGAHPPHYRAHPPHYGAHPPHYGDYCNNEEFSDVRITVGETTYFGHRIVLATASEVFQTMLSSVWCSTSELSLEETCDCEYAFHEFLQFLYTWKVELSEENVIPLALLADKYLVKDLAALCISFLVEEVCNENAIPWFRFALKYNVEKLYNKCITYVSHNFEHFHQSGKLMELEVSELSLILDSGAIVCKSEMDIIQAILKWMKGYDRPVQENLRDDIVKLFTSVRAPMLAPADIDKIEKMKEIQDFVMLLLPKFYMSYKYHSFGLSFPISSNDKKFKNYVPRIYTERCGTTFNTTTFWEHNFQTPSHMSSKYGVTLKWKYQNGKPNELYLLPSPGIMHCMVNPYQLRVVRLTKRERKGFAEVKIINDTVNQVSNFGPCINMGSSTGYENDIKTHGLTVAILPASLPV, translated from the exons ATGATGAACACAGCG GTGATGGAGTGTTCAGTGACAGCATTGAAGGGCGGAGCACAGCTAACGGGGGCACACCCACCTCATTACAGGGCACACCCACCTCATTACGGGGCACACCCACCTCATTACGGGGACTACTGCAACAACGAAGAGTTCAGTGATGTCAGGATCACCGTGGGAGAGACAACCTATTTTGGTCATCGCATTGTGCTGGCCACTGCCAGTGAAGTCTTTCAGACCATGTTGTCATCT GTTTGGTGCTCTACCTCTGAACTTTCCTTGGAGGAAACCTGTGACTGTGAGTATGCCTTCCACGAGTTTCTCCAGTTTCTCTACACGTGGAAAGTGGAGCTGAGCGAGGAAAATGTCATCCCACTGGCGCTGCTGGCCGATAAGTATCTGGTGAAAGATCTTGCAGCCCTTTGCATTAGCTTTTTAGTGGAGGAAGTTTGCAACGAAAATGCCATCCCGTGGTTTCGATTTGCTTTGAAATACAATGTGGAAAAATTGTACAATAAATGCATTACATATGTAAGTCACAATTTTGAGCATTTCCACCAGAGTGGAAAGTTGATGGAATTGGAGGTCAGTGAGCTGAGTCTGATATTGGATTCTGGAGCAATAGTTTGTAAGTCAGAGATGGATATCATCCAAGCAATACTGAAATGGATGAAAGGTTATGATAGACCAGTGCAAGAAAATCTGCGTGATGACATTGTGAAGTTGTTTACAAGTGTCCGCGCTCCAATGCTTGCTCCAGCTGACATTGACAAGATCGAGAAAATGAAAGAGATTCAAGATTTTGTTATGCTGCTTCTTCCAAAGTTCTATATGAGCTACAAGTATCATTCATTTGGGCTCAGCTTTCCTATTTCCTCAAATGACAAAAAGTTCAAGAATTACGTGCCCAGAATTTACACAGAACGTTGTGGAACCACTTTCAACACCACAACCTTTTGGGAACATAATTTTCAAACGCCATCACACATGTCTTCAAAATATGGAGTCACACTGAAATGGAAGTACCAAAATGGAAAACCTAATGAATTGTATCTGCTGCCGTCCCCTGGGATCATGCACTGTATGGTAAATCCTTACCAACTTCGAGTGGTCCGCTTGACTAAAAGGGAGCGTAAGGGCTTTGCAGAAGTGAAAATTATAAACGATACTGTGAATCAGGTGTCAAACTTTGGACCTTGCATTAACATGGGGAGTTCGACTGGCTACGAAAATGACATCAAAACTCATGGGTTGACTGTTGCAATTCTGCCAGCTAGTTTACCTGTGTAA